One Cherax quadricarinatus isolate ZL_2023a chromosome 17, ASM3850222v1, whole genome shotgun sequence genomic window carries:
- the LOC128686311 gene encoding uncharacterized protein — protein MSAIILLLVIVVGVSECEITISHLASSASYTSFPTPATSLGTSLTGPQSATSTSSSLEEETFAAPEDASFGSKPTELGTNRGISDLTLSSWSLTKEYVEQMLHIMKNYDLLPLKEVAGNDTRAVLTSGEYQGKTALVYKLAPGTIVAGVRRNHDEEIERQITEKHFDIYDNDYAASHEDIDISPHKVGNDEIFRSAIAPGPAQSWEIHYLNAPPSLSSRDKPHLLHSSTRTIPEHLRGPINTAAAAGADVVLTPVGVAVKASRSKARGTWLSFLLLHYMGFIPQLPGLPRHIDPFLVAPSIHNTPARQVPHDDSRSHIQQIEH, from the coding sequence ATGTCTGCGATAATCTTGTTGCTGGTGATTGTAGttggagtgagtgagtgtgagataacTATCTCACACTTAGCCAGTAGTGCCTCCTACACCAGCTTCCCTACACCCGCCACCAGCCTCGGCACCTCCCTTACGGGGCCTCAATCTGCAACATCCACCAGCTCTTCTCTTGAGGAAGAAACGTTTGCTGCTCCAGAAGATGCATCTTTTGGCAGCAAACCAACTGAGTTGGGCACCAACAGAGGCATCTCTGATCTCACCCTATCGTCGTGGTCACTCACTAAAGAGTACGTAGAACAGATGTTACATATCATGAAGAATTACGATCTGTTGCCTCTGAAGGAAGTGGCCGGCAATGACACCAGAGCAGTGTTGACCTCAGGAGAGTACCAGGGCAAGACAGCTCTGGTGTACAAGCTAGCCCCTGGTACAATAGTTGCTGGCGTCAGAAGAAATCATGATGAGGAAATCGAGCGACAAATCACAGAAAAACATTTTGACATTTACGATAATGACTACGCGGCCTCACATGAAGATATAGATATATCACCTCATAAAGTTGGAAATGATGAAATTTTTCGATCTgctatagctcctggcccagcacaGAGTTGGGAGATCCATTACTTAAATGCTCCACCCAGTCTATCATCCAGAGATAAGCCACACCTCCTCCACAGCAGCACTCGCACCATCCCCGAACACTTACGAGGTCCCATAAACACAGCTGCAGCAGCGGGTGCAGACGTGGTGTTAACACCGGTGGGTGTTGCAGTGAAGGCGTCGAGGAGCAAGGCTCGAGGAACCTggctctccttcctgctcctcCACTACATGGGCTTCATACCTCAGCTACCTGGCCTACCAAGACACATTGATCCTTTCCTTGTGGCACCCAGCATACACAACACACCCGCAAGACAAGTGCCGCATGATGATTCAAGAAGCCACATACAACAGATCGAACACTAG